A single genomic interval of Labrus mixtus chromosome 6, fLabMix1.1, whole genome shotgun sequence harbors:
- the LOC132975433 gene encoding protein FAM53B-like isoform X1, with protein sequence MVIIFLKTLEKRKGVNDVRPTSTERRLCDLHTMSRGTTLFSCGTVDADRWLDREQSCGIQQRAPCQSGASLESLWDVMPEPGNWHWAKKPGTAITSLIRDLSLGDGSTSSPLSLPTSTPAHHPTTAITQAPAAPPSKRQCRSLSFSDDFSGSRSSWRPQGSRVWTTVEKRRCHSGGSVRGGGGGFSSSNFPTMQRSSSFSLPSRPSIPSDRALDLTFFNQRLPLHPQFTASPVTPTSPSSHHHHHHFLSLSHEQISLPELQGEEASEASSPDSTPEFGRRASQRAGIRGCLSRSKSQPCVLNDKKIGMKRRRPEDAQEQRPSLDLAKMTQKLQTFQSLSWPGLSATDSCRSNLPPPTTETFTHLDSDFAAVSELGLESRQEKCKDDDEEDSSYEELDSDSACSVDSRPGSPVDTLGGKRPLWKGDCGTQRDIFQLGGELDLDQIERN encoded by the exons ATGGTGATCATTTTCTTGAAAACACTGGAAAAGAGGAAGGGTGTCAATGATGTAAGGCCCACGAGCACCGAGAGACGGCTG TGTGACCTCCACACCATGAGTAGAGGGACCACCCTCTTCTCCTGTGGAACTGTGG ATGCAGATCGGTGGCTGGACCGGGAGCAGAGCTGTGGCATCCAGCAGAGAGCTCCCTGCCAGTCTGGTGCCAGTCTGGAGAGCCTGTGGGATGTGATGCCTGAGCCGGGGAACTGGCACTGGGCCAAGAAGCCAGGCACAGCAATCACCAGTCTGATAAGAGATCTCAGCCTTGGTGACGGCAGCACGAGCAGCCCCCTCTCCCTCCCAACCTCTACCCCTGCGCACCACCCCACTACAGCCATTACCCAAGCTCCTGCGGCACCCCCGAGCAAACGTCAGTGTCGCTCCCTGTCCTTCTCTGATGATTTCAGTGGGTCCCGCTCATCTTGGAGGCCCCAAGGCTCCAGAGTGTGGACAACAGTGGAGAAACGTAGGTGCCACAGTGGAGGtagtgtacgaggaggaggagggggtttcTCCAGCAGCAATTTTCCAACAATGCAGCGAAGCTCCAGCTTCAGTTTGCCCTCACGCCCCAGCATCCCTTCGGACAGGGCTTTGGATCTGACGTTCTTCAACCAGCGCCTGCCTCTCCACCCTCAATTCACCGCCTCTCCGGTCACCCCTACCTCTCCTTCCtcgcatcatcatcatcatcacttccTTTCCCTTTCCCATGAGCAGATCAGCTTGCCAGAGCTCCAGGGGGAGGAGGCATCAGAGGCCAGCTCTCCTGACTCCACCCCAGAATTTGGGCGGCGGGCGAGCCAGAGAGCTGGAATAAGGGGGTGTCTTTCTCGGAGCAAGTCCCAGCCCTGCGTGTTAAACGACAAAAAGATTGGTATGAAGCGCAGGAGGCCAGAAGATGCCCAGGAGCAGCGTCCTTCTCTGGACTTGGCAAAGATGACTCAG AAACTACAGACTTTTCAGAGCTTGAGCTGGCCTGGATTGTCAGCCACAGACAGCTGCAGGTCCAACCTGCCCCCTCCCACCACAGAGACCTTCACTCATCTAGACTCAGACTTCGCTGCTGTTTCCGAGCTGGGACTGGAGTCACGGCAGGAAAAATGCAAAGACGACGACGAGGAGGATTCGTCCTACGAGGAGCTGGACAGCGACTCGGCTTGTAGCGTTGACTCGCGGCCCGGGTCTCCAGTAGACACACTGGGCGGTAAACGTCCCCTCTGGAAGGGTGATTGTGGGACACAGAGGGACATTTTCCAGCTTGGAGGAGAGTTGGATCTTGACCAGATTGAAAGAAACTGA
- the LOC132975433 gene encoding protein FAM53B-like isoform X2 has translation MPEPGNWHWAKKPGTAITSLIRDLSLGDGSTSSPLSLPTSTPAHHPTTAITQAPAAPPSKRQCRSLSFSDDFSGSRSSWRPQGSRVWTTVEKRRCHSGGSVRGGGGGFSSSNFPTMQRSSSFSLPSRPSIPSDRALDLTFFNQRLPLHPQFTASPVTPTSPSSHHHHHHFLSLSHEQISLPELQGEEASEASSPDSTPEFGRRASQRAGIRGCLSRSKSQPCVLNDKKIGMKRRRPEDAQEQRPSLDLAKMTQKLQTFQSLSWPGLSATDSCRSNLPPPTTETFTHLDSDFAAVSELGLESRQEKCKDDDEEDSSYEELDSDSACSVDSRPGSPVDTLGGKRPLWKGDCGTQRDIFQLGGELDLDQIERN, from the exons ATGCCTGAGCCGGGGAACTGGCACTGGGCCAAGAAGCCAGGCACAGCAATCACCAGTCTGATAAGAGATCTCAGCCTTGGTGACGGCAGCACGAGCAGCCCCCTCTCCCTCCCAACCTCTACCCCTGCGCACCACCCCACTACAGCCATTACCCAAGCTCCTGCGGCACCCCCGAGCAAACGTCAGTGTCGCTCCCTGTCCTTCTCTGATGATTTCAGTGGGTCCCGCTCATCTTGGAGGCCCCAAGGCTCCAGAGTGTGGACAACAGTGGAGAAACGTAGGTGCCACAGTGGAGGtagtgtacgaggaggaggagggggtttcTCCAGCAGCAATTTTCCAACAATGCAGCGAAGCTCCAGCTTCAGTTTGCCCTCACGCCCCAGCATCCCTTCGGACAGGGCTTTGGATCTGACGTTCTTCAACCAGCGCCTGCCTCTCCACCCTCAATTCACCGCCTCTCCGGTCACCCCTACCTCTCCTTCCtcgcatcatcatcatcatcacttccTTTCCCTTTCCCATGAGCAGATCAGCTTGCCAGAGCTCCAGGGGGAGGAGGCATCAGAGGCCAGCTCTCCTGACTCCACCCCAGAATTTGGGCGGCGGGCGAGCCAGAGAGCTGGAATAAGGGGGTGTCTTTCTCGGAGCAAGTCCCAGCCCTGCGTGTTAAACGACAAAAAGATTGGTATGAAGCGCAGGAGGCCAGAAGATGCCCAGGAGCAGCGTCCTTCTCTGGACTTGGCAAAGATGACTCAG AAACTACAGACTTTTCAGAGCTTGAGCTGGCCTGGATTGTCAGCCACAGACAGCTGCAGGTCCAACCTGCCCCCTCCCACCACAGAGACCTTCACTCATCTAGACTCAGACTTCGCTGCTGTTTCCGAGCTGGGACTGGAGTCACGGCAGGAAAAATGCAAAGACGACGACGAGGAGGATTCGTCCTACGAGGAGCTGGACAGCGACTCGGCTTGTAGCGTTGACTCGCGGCCCGGGTCTCCAGTAGACACACTGGGCGGTAAACGTCCCCTCTGGAAGGGTGATTGTGGGACACAGAGGGACATTTTCCAGCTTGGAGGAGAGTTGGATCTTGACCAGATTGAAAGAAACTGA